CCCAGTCCAGGTCATCCCACTCATTCCACTCATTCCACTGGCCAAACTCCATACTCATGAACATGGTCTTTTTGCCAGGGTGGGCAAACATATAGGAAAACAGTGCCCGGACATTCGCAAACTTTTGCCATGGATCCCCAGGCATTTTACCGATGATCGAACTTTTCCCGTGGACCACCTCATCGTGGGAAAGAGCCAGCATATAGTTTTCATTGTTGTGGTACCACATACTGAAGGTGATGCTGTTTTGGTGATGCTGCCGGAACCAGGGATCCATCTTGAAATACTTGAGGTTGTCATGCATCCAGCCCATATTCCACTTGAGGTTAAATCCTAATCCCCCCAAGTAGGTGGGACGAGAAACCATCGGCCAAGCCGTAGATTCTTCCGCCACGGAAATAATCCCTGGATAGTATTTAAAGATTAAGTTATTGGTCTGCCGGAGAAATTCAACCGCTTCGAGGTGTTCATTGCCACCGTAGTCATTGGGTAACCATTCCCCCTCTTCACGGTCGTAGTTGAGGTAGAGCATCGATGCCACCGCATCTACGCGAATCCCGTCAATGTGATATTTATCGAACCAGAAAAGGGCATTGGCGATGAGGAAATTACGAACTTCGTTGCGGTTGTAGTTAAAGATTAAAGTTCCCCAACCCTTATGTTCTCCTTTGCGGGGGTCGGCATGTTCATAAAGATGAGTACCGTCGAAATAGGCTAAACCATGGGCATCCTTGGGGAAGTGGCCAGGCACCCAATCCACAAGTACACCGATACCATTGGCATGGCATTGGTCAATGAAATACATCAAATCTTCGGGATTCCCAAAGCGGGAAGTGGGGGAATAGTAGCCCGTGACTTGGTAGCCCCAGGAACCATCGAAGGGGTGTTCGGCGATGGGTAAAAGCTCAATGTGGGTGTAACCCATTTCCTTGATGTAAGGGATGAGTTTATCGACCAGTTCGTAATAGCTAAGATAACGCGCGCCGGTTTTATGGTCATTGACGGGAATAGGATCCACTTCGCCGGAAAGCAGTTTCATTTTTTCAGCGGCGGAACCGTGGAGCCAGGAACCGAGGTGCAGCTCATAGATGGAAACAGGATTTTTGAGGGGATCTTGTTTAGCCCGTTGCTCTAGCCAGGCGTGGTCTTGCCATTGATATTGGTCGAGGTCGGTGACGATGGAGGCAGTGTCGGGGCGCACTTCCCGGAAAAAGCCGTAGGGGTCGGATTTTTCATAGATATGGCCGTGTTGATTTTTGATTTCGTACTTGTATTTGGTGCCAGGGCCGAGGTCAGGGATGAAAATCCCCCAGATGCCCACATTTAAGCGGCGCATTTGGTGTTTGCGGCCATCCCAACTGTTGAAATCACCTAGTACGGAGACGTTGCGGGCATTAGGGGCCCAGACGGCAAAATATACACCTTTAACGCCATCGACTTCGACGAGGTGTGCCCCTAGTTTGTTGTAAATGCGGTGGTGGTTTCCTTCACCAAAGAGGTGTAAATCGAGGTCACTGATGTGGGGTGCTTCGGCAAAGGCGTAGGGGTCGTTGATCGTGATTTGGCGATCGCCTTCCTGGAGTTTGAGTTGATATTTTGGTGTGGTGTCACTGTGGAGGGTGCATTCAAAAAAGTGGGGGTGGTGCACCGGGGCCATGGGATGTTCTGTTTGGGAAGCGGTATCAATCACCCAGGCTTGGCTTGCGGAGGGAAGATAGGCACGGATTGACCAAATTGTCGGATTGGGATCGTCGTTGCCTGGGTGACAGCCAAGGACCGCGTGGGGGTTGTCGTGGTGATTAGAGACAATTTGGTTGACCTGGTCTTGGGTGAGGAGAGTAGGCATTATGGGAGTTACCGAAACAGTAAATAAAAGGTTTATTAAAAAAGTGAATGCAGGAAACCACAGGGGCTTGGGGATGATTGTGACAAAGAGAACTTAGGAGAAATGTCGTGGCTGATACGCCAATCCTGATCCCGCGTCATGGGGTCTGCTTTTTTCGGGAATGGGAGAAAAAATGATCGATTTAGCCCTATTTTAGAAGACAGATCTTCACTGTAAACGGTTTTAGCAGATCCGCAATCGTTCCCCTGGGAGATGGTTTGATTTTTTAATCAAAGGGAAAAATCTGGCCTGGAACCTCAAAAAAGGTCGCGCTTGCCCCGTAATTTCGTAAAGGTGTGCAGGGGATCAGTCGTTTTTAGATTTGCTTGCAGCAGGCGATCGCCACAACGCAAAAACGGATTGGTCTGCTTTTCTAAACCCAAAACTGTCGGAATTGTCGGTTCCTGTTGCTGCCGTTGGGTCTGCACTCGCCGCAACCGGGCTTGCAGTGCCTCATTTTCTGGATTTATCGTTAGGGAAAACTGAATATTTTTGAGGGTGTATTCATGGGCGCACCAAATTCGGGTTTCATCTGGCAACCGACAAATCTGCTGCAATGAGGCAAAAAGTTGCGCCGGGGTGCCCTCCCGTAGGCGGCCGCAGCCATTGGCAAAGAGCGTATCGCCACAAAACAAGTCACCATTTTCTGCGGGCTGAATCGGCGGGAAATAGTAGGCGATGTGGCCCTGGGTATGGCCTGGGACAAATAAGATCTCCGCTGTACGATCACAAATGTTTAGGCGATCGCCTGCCCTGAGACTGACCGTTTGCCCTGGGATCCGTCCTTTTTCTGAATCTACAGCGCTGCCATACACGGGTGCCGTAGGAAAATGTTCTAATAGCTGACGATTGCCGCCCACATGGTCAAAGTGATGGTGGGTAATCAAGATCGCCTTGAGAGTTAAATTTTCCCTGTTTAGATAATCCAGCACCACGTTACCATCACCCGGATCCACCACCGCGCATTCCCTGGTGACTGGATTTACCAACACAAAAATATAGTTGTCGTTAAAGGCTGGTAAGCGAACAATTTTCACTGTCAAATTTTTAAACTCTCTGCTCTGATCATAACGCCATAAGCAATTGTGACAAAAGAATCTTGATTTTAGTTCTTCTGTAATAATTGAACGAATTCTTCTTTGGAAATTTGAACATCTCTAAGAATTTTGAGCAGTAGACCCTTACCAAGATTTTTACCGCTGTGAACCGGAACCGTTACAACTCTGCCATCTCCATGTTTGAGGCGAATGTGACTCCCTTTCTGGCGAGTAATCTCAAAGCCTAGTTTCTGGAGAATTTTGATAATTTGCTGAGCATTTACTGTGGGTAGTGATACCATTAAACAGTTATTTTTTGGATACCGATAAACTCATTTTTAGATTCTTCTTCTAACTCTTCAAGACAAAGCTCAATGACTTCTCTCATATTTTTCATGAGTTCGTCAATAGTTTCTCCCTGACTGTAACACCCTTGCAGTTGAGGGACTTCGCCAACATAGAATCCATCTTCATCTTTTTCGATTAAAACATAAAATTCAGTATTATTTTTGGACATAATAGTCACCGAATAGATGTTTGTCTAATCTTAGCTTGAAATAAAAAATGGCACTGAGAAAACACCGTATCTAGATTGTCCATTTCAGTACCATTTATTTAGAATATAGAACCTTAAAATCTCAACGTGCTTAAAAATCTTAAGCTAGGGGGATTTTATAAACCCAATCACTAAACTCAGAGTCGCGATTTTCGGTGATCGCCGTTAGTTTTTCCCGTAGCTTTTCGGTGATGGGCCGTTCCGTGGGTAAAGTATAGTTTTCAACCCGTTTGACGGGCGTGACTTTTGCCGCTGTACCGCTTAAAAAGACCTCATCGGCGATCAGCAATTCCGACTTATCGATGGGTCGTTCAACAACTTCGATGCCTAGGTGTTTCGCCACGGTGACAATACTATCGCGGGTAATACCTTCGAGGATATCTTGGTCGGAGCCTGGGGTAATCAGTTTGCCGTTCCGGACGATAAAGACATTCATGCCAGACGCCTCACAGACTTTCCCCTGGGAGTTCATCAACAGCGCTTCATCAAACCCAGAGGCGACAGCTTCAGTTTTCGCCAGGGCAGAGGCAATGTAAGCACCGCTAATTTTACCCCGGAGCGGGAAACTGCGGTCTTCTTGGCGTGTCCAGGAACTAATGCGGCAGGCGATTCCTTCAGGAGAAAGGTAATCTCCTAACTCGAGGCCATAGACAAAAAAGTCTTTTTCAATATTGTGGAGTCGGGGAGCAATGCCGAGGTCAGAGGTGTAGACAAAGGGACGGATGTAGAAGGATTTCGTCGGGCGATTTTTTTTGACGAAATCAACGATTACATGCTCGATTTTGTCGGCGGGGAGATCGAAGTGAAGAAATTTGGCACTATTGCTCAGGCGACGGCAGTGGCGCTCTAGGCGAAATAGGAGAATTTGCTCAGAATTGTTTGGATCAGGAATGCCCCGGAGTCCCCCAAATGCACCTGTGCCATAGTGGAGGGCATGGGTAGCGATGGAAATATTAGCGTCGGTGAAGGGAACGAATTTTCCTTGGAAGTAGGCGGTGGGGAGAAAATTGTGCATGGGTTGGGGCAAACGGTAAGGTTCGGGAAAATTACAAGCTAAAACAATGGTGGGGCAGGAATACCGATTTTACCGCACCTGAATCTTAGGGATTCAGCCAGCCCTCGAGATTCTGCAACTGCTCGGCAGTGGCCTGGGGATTCTTCACAACTTGGTAACTGCTTGGTTGGGGGGCGGCAAGGGTAACGGCAAGGGTTTTTAGTTGGTCTTGGTGAAAAATCGTGATCGAAATTGTATCACCTGCTTGGTAGTTCTGAAGGCGGCCATTCAGTTGCTCGGCGGTGGTGCGATAGTTGGCGATCGCCAAAAGTTCATCTTCTGGATCAATGCCGGCGCGGTGGGCGGGGGAATCGTAATTAACGCTTTGGATCACGGTGCGATTATTTTGATCAGCAACAGTAATCCCCAGATAGGGTAATTCTTGCGGTTCAAAGATTGGCTTCAGCTGTAGGCCGAAGTCAGCAAGGGCAGCTTCGAGGGGCAATTCGGCGGTAGTGTGGAGATAGGTTTGGAAAAAGGCTGTCAAATCTTCCCCGGCCACATAACTAATAATTTGTTCCACCTGGGTGGCGGTGAAACCCACTTCTGGCTTGCCGAATTTTTCCCATAGGATCCGCAACACATCATGGAGGGATTTTTGGTTTTGGTGGCGATCGCGAATCTTGAGATCTAACAGGAGGGCAACCAGAGCGCCTTTGAGATAATAGGACATTTGGTTATTGTTGCTGTAGGCTTCGCGGCGGTAGAGCTTAATCCAGGCATCAAAGCTCGACTCGGCCAGGGGCTGC
The nucleotide sequence above comes from [Synechococcus] sp. NIES-970. Encoded proteins:
- the glgB gene encoding 1,4-alpha-glucan branching enzyme, with protein sequence MPTLLTQDQVNQIVSNHHDNPHAVLGCHPGNDDPNPTIWSIRAYLPSASQAWVIDTASQTEHPMAPVHHPHFFECTLHSDTTPKYQLKLQEGDRQITINDPYAFAEAPHISDLDLHLFGEGNHHRIYNKLGAHLVEVDGVKGVYFAVWAPNARNVSVLGDFNSWDGRKHQMRRLNVGIWGIFIPDLGPGTKYKYEIKNQHGHIYEKSDPYGFFREVRPDTASIVTDLDQYQWQDHAWLEQRAKQDPLKNPVSIYELHLGSWLHGSAAEKMKLLSGEVDPIPVNDHKTGARYLSYYELVDKLIPYIKEMGYTHIELLPIAEHPFDGSWGYQVTGYYSPTSRFGNPEDLMYFIDQCHANGIGVLVDWVPGHFPKDAHGLAYFDGTHLYEHADPRKGEHKGWGTLIFNYNRNEVRNFLIANALFWFDKYHIDGIRVDAVASMLYLNYDREEGEWLPNDYGGNEHLEAVEFLRQTNNLIFKYYPGIISVAEESTAWPMVSRPTYLGGLGFNLKWNMGWMHDNLKYFKMDPWFRQHHQNSITFSMWYHNNENYMLALSHDEVVHGKSSIIGKMPGDPWQKFANVRALFSYMFAHPGKKTMFMSMEFGQWNEWNEWDDLDWDLLQHEPHQKLRGFFTTLNGLYKQEPALYERDFEEEGFQWIDCSDNQNSVLSFIRRAKDPNDFLVVVCNFTPQPHSHYRVGMPEAGHYQEIFNSDAEVFGGSNLLNFSGVWTEDWSFHNLPYSVDLCLPPLGVVILKIDREKTAVMLAKKQADKAQAVSS
- the gloB gene encoding hydroxyacylglutathione hydrolase gives rise to the protein MKIVRLPAFNDNYIFVLVNPVTRECAVVDPGDGNVVLDYLNRENLTLKAILITHHHFDHVGGNRQLLEHFPTAPVYGSAVDSEKGRIPGQTVSLRAGDRLNICDRTAEILFVPGHTQGHIAYYFPPIQPAENGDLFCGDTLFANGCGRLREGTPAQLFASLQQICRLPDETRIWCAHEYTLKNIQFSLTINPENEALQARLRRVQTQRQQQEPTIPTVLGLEKQTNPFLRCGDRLLQANLKTTDPLHTFTKLRGKRDLF
- the ilvE gene encoding branched-chain amino acid aminotransferase, with product MHNFLPTAYFQGKFVPFTDANISIATHALHYGTGAFGGLRGIPDPNNSEQILLFRLERHCRRLSNSAKFLHFDLPADKIEHVIVDFVKKNRPTKSFYIRPFVYTSDLGIAPRLHNIEKDFFVYGLELGDYLSPEGIACRISSWTRQEDRSFPLRGKISGAYIASALAKTEAVASGFDEALLMNSQGKVCEASGMNVFIVRNGKLITPGSDQDILEGITRDSIVTVAKHLGIEVVERPIDKSELLIADEVFLSGTAAKVTPVKRVENYTLPTERPITEKLREKLTAITENRDSEFSDWVYKIPLA